The Marinomonas profundi DNA segment CACGGTAATGTCTTGCCCGCTATCAACCAATGGCCGAACTAGCTCTTCGATAGCCAAGGCGACTTTGCGTTTTACCTCGTCACCTCGATCAAACCACAGCACATCAAAAAACGGATACGCAGGCGATGCCCCGCCCACCGCCAAATAGGTTGTTGCTTGATACTCAAGCGTAAAATGTGAATTAGGGGTATCGGTTATTTCCGCTAAATTTTCGACTAAAATATCCGCAATGGACTCTAATTCATCAAACGCTAAACCACGTACACGTAAATGAGGCATAAAAAACCTTACTCAGATAAAACAATAGAATAGAGAATCAGCCAACTTTTTATTCACTGTCGACATAATCAAAAGAGCGCGTTTCTATCACCATACCGTCCTGCACCACGTCCACACGCCATTTGCCATCAAACCCTGGCATTAAGCGTTTACTGGACCAAACTCGCCAACGATCACCACCAATATCGAAGCCAACTTCTGCCTGCTCTTCACCGTCCAAACTCCAGCGGTGGACCACTTGGCTGCCTTGCATATCACGCAAATCCGTAAAGAAGTACACTCGTTGAATCTCGCCATATTCCACTTTCACCGCTGCACCAATATCATCAATTGGTTCACGATCTACCACATCGGTTGAAAACTGCGCACGGGCGACCGTGCCTTCTGCCCATGCTGGCAATATCGTTGCAAACGATAAAATGCCCGCTAAAACCACTTTCGTTAACGTTTGCCACATAATGAAATCCTATTGTTGTGTTGTTGATAGGTTTTGCTGTTGATCACATAAAAAACTTTCGACGCTTTATTTTGTGCCTGTTCAATTGCATGTCTGTTTATTTTACACCTGTTTATTTTACACCTGTTTATTTTACACCTGTTTATTTTATAAAAAGGTCACTAATAACGTTAGCTCAAAATACGGTAAAAACGCTCGTTCTGTGTCATTTTACATGACAAAGGTCTTTTTGTTTATAAGACCTTTGTACGGGGTTCCCCACAACATGGGCTGGACCACACCGCTGACAATGGCGTTATTTTCCTTGACGATCGGCCAAAGGCGTAGAGAAAGTGTATTCCATATCCCAAGGAAAACGAATCCAAGTATCTTGACTCACTTCCGTGATAAAAGTGTCGACTAATGGTTTACCAGCGGGTTTGGCATAAATCGTAGCAAAGTGAGCTTTTGGTAGCATTTCACGCACTTTCGCGGCCGTTCGCCCCGTATCAACAAGGTCATCCACCAGAATAAACCCCTCGCCGTCACCTTCTACGCCTTTTAATACAGTCAGCTCGCCTTGCTTCATCGCCGCGTCACCTTGTTCGTCGGCGCCGTAACTGACGACGCAAATGGTGTCGATCAAACGAATGTCCATTTCACGACACAAGATCGCCGCCGGTACCAAACCACCACGGGTAATGGCAATAATACCTTTCCATGGGCCTTGCTCAAGCAAGCGCCAAGATAACGCACGAGCATTTCTGTGTAATTCTTCCCAAGACACGGGAAAATCTTTTGAATAAGGGATCATCTTCAAGGCTCCTACACTTTCACTTTTCCCTAATGGCTTGATGCCATCAGATAAAGATAAAAGACAAAACAAAATGGGTTGGAATAGGCAAGATTAGGATTTTAGCGGTAGAGGTAGCCCGGCCGCAACAAAAGTTACCCGATCGGTCAATTTTGCTAACGCTTGATTCATCTCGCCGGCTTCATCAGCAAAACGCCTCGCCAGCGCATTCATCGGCATAATCCCCAACCCCACTTCACTGGACACCAACACCAAATCTCCTTCAAATCGCTCAACCGCCCTCAATAAGGCGAGTTTTTCTGCTGTCAATCGAGCCTCGTCTTCTAAGCACAATACATTCGTCAACCACAACGTAAAGCATTCGACGATCACCGCTTGCTCAGGCGAATTAAGAGAATCCAATACCCTGGCCAACGCCAAGGGTTCTTCGATGAGTTGCCAGTCACTCGGCCGATTGTCTTTGTGTCGGCGCACACGATCCGCCATTTCGTCATCCCACACCTGAGACGTCGCCACATAACAGACGGATTTTCCGCTGGCCGCGATCTGCTCTTGGGCAAACGCACTTTTGCCACTTCGAACCCCACCTAGCACAAGATGCTTCATGCCAGCTCACCTCTTGAATAGCCACTTCCTGCTGCGCCCTTCAACAAGCGAATCAACGCACTATTCAGAGCATCCATTTCATCCAAAGCGGGTAACGCCACCCGAATCCAGCCTTCGCCTAAACGGGTGTGAACACCCACCTGATGCAGCATTTCAAATACCTCTGCGGCGTCCTCATGACGGTCGAGGAACCAAGTGATAAACAAGGGATTCAGCACACTGTCTTGGGAATCAAAAATCGTATTCAATTTCGGCATAACCCGTTCAACAAATGCCGCTTGTCGTACTTTCAAGTCTTGCAAAGCATGAGACTGCCACGCTTGATCCGCAAACGCCAAGCACACCAAATGCAAGCTTGGCGTGGCAACAGGCCATGGCCCCAGTAAATTTTTCAGCGCTGCCTGCCATTTTGGCGCACAAAAAACGAACCCCACTCTTGCGCCCGCCAAACCAAAAAATTTTCCCACCGAGCGCATGACAAACAGGGATTCACTCAAGTCTGCCGCCTTTTGCTGGTGTAACACACTCAACTCAGGACTGGCATCAATAAAGGCTTCATCCACCACTAAACTAGCGCCCTGTTGTTCTGCATGGGCAATCAGCTGAGACAAAATCTTAGCAGGAGCAATCTCTCCAGTCGGATTGTTCGGCTGAATCACCACCGCCACCACCCATTGCTGCGTCAGTAATTCCTCTAACGCGTCGTAATAAGCAATGTCATAGCCCCATTTTTGCCAAGCAAAAGCATGTTCCTGATAACCAATACGCGGCACAAGCACCGTTTGACCCGTTAAATAACCCGATTCCCGCAACAGCGCTGGCAGAGATTCGATAATATGCTGCGAACCTGCTCCAATCGCAGTGGGGCGACGACCAAAATAACGCTCAGCCTCATCCAACAAGTCCGTTTGATCCGGCAAGTCCATCCACAAAGAGGCAGGGATCTCAGGGATCGGCCAAGGCTCTCGATTACAGGCGGAGGACAGATCCAACCAATTTAACGCGTCATTACCTACTTTACGCTGCCAATAGGCTAAATCCCCGCCATGCTTAGGTGCTGTGAGCTCAAGATTCACAAAGGGACGCTTTAAATTAACAGGCATATTACCAATCCCCATAAATACACGCTTTTATCCACTAACCAAATCGCCTCTTTTAGATGCTTAGATGACGGTGGCTCTCCTTCTCCTAGAGTCGGTCGAGTTTCTATTTTACCAAAATACGGCGCCTCACCGCCTAATTGAACCCCCAAGGCACCCGCACCAGCGGCCATAACAGGGCCGGCATTCGGGCTTTTCCAACGCGCTGAAGGACGACGAGCGCTACGAATAGCCGCCCGCCAATGACCACATGCTGCGTAGGTGTAAACTACCAATCGCACCGGCAAATAATTCAGCACATCATCAAATCGCGCGGCAAACCAGCCAAAATGCAACAAAGACTCGGTTTTGTAGCCCCACATAGCGTCTAGGGTATTGGCCAAACGGTATAACAAAGCCCCTGGAGCGCCCAACAGGACAAAC contains these protein-coding regions:
- a CDS encoding aminotransferase class I/II-fold pyridoxal phosphate-dependent enzyme, whose translation is MPVNLKRPFVNLELTAPKHGGDLAYWQRKVGNDALNWLDLSSACNREPWPIPEIPASLWMDLPDQTDLLDEAERYFGRRPTAIGAGSQHIIESLPALLRESGYLTGQTVLVPRIGYQEHAFAWQKWGYDIAYYDALEELLTQQWVVAVVIQPNNPTGEIAPAKILSQLIAHAEQQGASLVVDEAFIDASPELSVLHQQKAADLSESLFVMRSVGKFFGLAGARVGFVFCAPKWQAALKNLLGPWPVATPSLHLVCLAFADQAWQSHALQDLKVRQAAFVERVMPKLNTIFDSQDSVLNPLFITWFLDRHEDAAEVFEMLHQVGVHTRLGEGWIRVALPALDEMDALNSALIRLLKGAAGSGYSRGELA
- a CDS encoding DUF2914 domain-containing protein, whose amino-acid sequence is MWQTLTKVVLAGILSFATILPAWAEGTVARAQFSTDVVDREPIDDIGAAVKVEYGEIQRVYFFTDLRDMQGSQVVHRWSLDGEEQAEVGFDIGGDRWRVWSSKRLMPGFDGKWRVDVVQDGMVIETRSFDYVDSE
- the cobU gene encoding bifunctional adenosylcobinamide kinase/adenosylcobinamide-phosphate guanylyltransferase encodes the protein MKHLVLGGVRSGKSAFAQEQIAASGKSVCYVATSQVWDDEMADRVRRHKDNRPSDWQLIEEPLALARVLDSLNSPEQAVIVECFTLWLTNVLCLEDEARLTAEKLALLRAVERFEGDLVLVSSEVGLGIMPMNALARRFADEAGEMNQALAKLTDRVTFVAAGLPLPLKS
- a CDS encoding DUF1904 family protein — translated: MPHLRVRGLAFDELESIADILVENLAEITDTPNSHFTLEYQATTYLAVGGASPAYPFFDVLWFDRGDEVKRKVALAIEELVRPLVDSGQDITVLFHDLQGKDYYENGEHF
- the gpt gene encoding xanthine phosphoribosyltransferase, whose protein sequence is MIPYSKDFPVSWEELHRNARALSWRLLEQGPWKGIIAITRGGLVPAAILCREMDIRLIDTICVVSYGADEQGDAAMKQGELTVLKGVEGDGEGFILVDDLVDTGRTAAKVREMLPKAHFATIYAKPAGKPLVDTFITEVSQDTWIRFPWDMEYTFSTPLADRQGK